One window of Chryseobacterium indologenes genomic DNA carries:
- a CDS encoding SusD/RagB family nutrient-binding outer membrane lipoprotein, which translates to MKKIILILSLISLTVATTSCERDITSLNEDPKHPSIVPSGLLVASAEQALISQMLTPNVNNNISRFFTQQWAQTTYVDESNYDMVTRPIPRNHYNVMMASRSATAHSAGVLSALRDAKQFLQNEGGSAVKKNNNIAIIELISVYTWANLVDTYGDVPYFGALKAVPGNPGASEIPYDDAKTIYLDLIKRIDAAVAMISTAESGYADDLFYKGNMSKWKKMGNSLKFKLAVTLSDVDPAFAKNTAESAYAAGLFESKDDNFGLAAFPSGLFANPVYQEDVQSGRNDLVPSEMLINYMNSTSDPRRARWFVKADRVFNKITGKYEPNTGAYKGGVYGKGNSFVNYSHMTSPKIDINGVADMGEDGDYMLFTENAQGYLLDYSEISFLRAEAAARGFSVGGTGAGLYGEAITASMTEYGIAPTSAAAFIAANPYDASNWRKSIGFQAWVAMFNKGFQAWNFARRLNYPVFENPEDSTVESVPVRMKYSDQEYLLNKTNVEKAAAKIGGDKVSTKVFWDIN; encoded by the coding sequence ATGAAAAAGATAATTTTAATATTAAGTCTAATTTCTTTAACTGTGGCTACCACTTCTTGTGAACGTGATATCACATCTTTGAATGAAGACCCAAAGCACCCATCAATTGTTCCTTCAGGGTTATTGGTGGCAAGTGCAGAACAGGCGTTAATATCGCAGATGTTAACACCTAACGTTAATAATAATATCTCACGATTCTTTACTCAACAATGGGCACAAACTACCTATGTTGATGAGTCAAACTATGATATGGTAACGAGACCTATCCCAAGAAACCATTATAATGTAATGATGGCTTCGAGATCTGCTACTGCGCATTCTGCGGGGGTTTTGTCTGCTCTTAGAGACGCTAAACAATTTCTTCAAAATGAGGGTGGAAGTGCAGTGAAGAAAAACAATAATATAGCTATTATTGAATTGATAAGCGTATACACATGGGCAAATCTTGTTGATACATATGGAGATGTTCCTTATTTTGGAGCCTTAAAAGCTGTTCCAGGAAATCCAGGAGCTTCTGAAATTCCTTATGATGATGCAAAAACAATTTATCTGGATCTGATAAAAAGGATTGATGCCGCTGTTGCAATGATTAGTACGGCGGAGTCCGGATATGCTGATGACTTATTTTATAAAGGAAATATGTCTAAGTGGAAAAAAATGGGTAACTCTTTAAAATTCAAATTAGCAGTAACTCTTTCAGATGTTGATCCTGCATTTGCAAAAAATACTGCTGAGTCAGCTTATGCCGCTGGTTTATTTGAAAGTAAAGATGATAACTTCGGTTTAGCGGCTTTCCCATCAGGATTATTTGCTAATCCTGTATATCAGGAAGATGTACAGTCTGGTAGAAATGATCTTGTTCCTTCAGAAATGTTAATAAACTATATGAATTCTACTTCGGATCCTAGAAGAGCAAGATGGTTTGTAAAAGCAGATAGAGTATTCAACAAAATTACTGGGAAGTACGAGCCTAATACAGGTGCATATAAAGGAGGAGTTTATGGAAAAGGAAATTCATTTGTGAACTATTCGCATATGACCTCTCCAAAAATAGATATTAACGGAGTTGCTGATATGGGAGAAGACGGTGATTATATGCTTTTCACAGAGAACGCTCAAGGATATTTGCTGGATTACTCAGAAATCTCATTCTTACGAGCTGAAGCAGCAGCACGTGGCTTTAGTGTTGGTGGAACAGGAGCAGGTTTATATGGAGAAGCTATCACTGCTTCTATGACAGAATATGGTATTGCTCCTACATCTGCAGCTGCATTCATCGCAGCAAATCCTTATGATGCTTCAAACTGGAGAAAATCTATCGGGTTCCAGGCTTGGGTTGCCATGTTTAATAAAGGATTCCAGGCATGGAATTTTGCAAGAAGATTAAATTACCCTGTGTTTGAAAATCCTGAAGATTCTACTGTAGAATCTGTTCCGGTAAGAATGAAGTATTCTGATCAGGAGTATTTGCTTAACAAAACTAATGTTGAGAAAGCTGCTGCAAAAATTGGAGGAGATAAAGTATCAACTAAAGTTTTCTGGGACATAAACTAA
- a CDS encoding SusC/RagA family TonB-linked outer membrane protein, whose translation MKKLTASLLVLVLSSSIAVANAQQKNDTIKTKEIEGVVVTALGIKREKKSLGYASEEVKAEALTGGTTNTGNVAGLLSGKVAGLQVNTNNNFGGSSNLLIRGYKSLSGGSPLIVVDGSPVNNGSVKGTVFDYGNFLSDINQNDIESINVLKGAAASALYGERGSDGVILIVTKNGRGKQDGSWGVTLNSNINVGFIDKSTFPKYQSRYGAGYGPQYGNDTNGDGNPDEYFNHDPNTGEFQVPLTEDASYGAEFNPNLLVRQWYSYDPTSPYYGMATPWVAAKNGPIKFFENPVTYVNSISLEKGNKSSNISLSYSNMLSNGLLPNSDLRKNNLTAKFSYDFTDKLHATVFSTLTIQDTKGRNETGYSDNIVTGFRQWWQTNVDIYDLRDAYARTNNSNNTWNRTSGENGTPAYWNNPYFQRYQNYQSDSRTRTFSYAQLKYDVSKNFGITGKLSYDNMQMLIEERLANGSLPQAFGASGNNVTSGYSRQDVRTSETNFDLFANYKFDIMEDLNVSGIVGGNVRRNLSDAVYASTEGGLATPGLYAISNSASPIIPPDENYAKWLTSSLYATASFGYKNLLFVDGTYRVDRSSNLPKANNTYDYYSATGSLILSELWKQNWLSFWKVRANYAEVGSSTVNYQLENTYRVRGGFGSTGLVNQSYFLANPDLKPQRSKEVEFGMEAQFLKNRLGFDIAVYKTRTLDQIINLPVSSATGYRTFLVNAGQINNKGIEVQLNGTPIKNSNFSWDIDVNWSKNENEVISLYGDSQNYLLAQYQGGVSLNARVGEAFGALVGSDYVYNANGERVVDPANGRYLRNPNQVIGNITPDWIGGIRNSFTYKGISVSFLIDIKHGGDVFSTDMYYGLATGLYEETAVGDYRTAGVINPGVNPNGQVNTTPTSAPGTFGNVDGYRRMPNSRFVYDASYVKLREASIGYSLPKSILANTSIQEAKISLVGRNLWIIHKNLPYADPEAGTGNGLASKGNSIGVLPTTRDIGINVTLKF comes from the coding sequence ATGAAGAAACTAACAGCAAGTCTTCTTGTTTTAGTATTATCTTCTTCTATAGCTGTTGCGAATGCTCAGCAGAAGAATGATACTATTAAAACAAAAGAAATTGAGGGTGTGGTTGTAACCGCACTCGGAATTAAAAGAGAGAAGAAATCTCTTGGTTATGCTTCCGAAGAAGTAAAGGCCGAGGCATTGACAGGTGGGACTACCAATACAGGGAACGTAGCAGGCTTACTTTCTGGTAAAGTTGCCGGTCTTCAGGTTAACACAAACAACAACTTTGGTGGATCATCAAACTTATTGATCAGAGGGTATAAGTCTCTGTCAGGAGGATCTCCGCTTATTGTAGTTGATGGATCTCCAGTAAATAATGGAAGTGTTAAAGGAACTGTTTTTGATTACGGAAACTTCTTATCTGATATCAATCAGAACGATATTGAAAGTATAAATGTTTTAAAAGGAGCTGCTGCTTCTGCTTTATACGGGGAAAGAGGAAGTGACGGTGTAATTTTGATTGTTACTAAAAACGGACGTGGAAAACAAGACGGAAGTTGGGGAGTAACATTGAATTCAAACATCAATGTAGGTTTTATTGATAAATCTACTTTCCCTAAATATCAGTCGAGGTACGGAGCGGGTTATGGACCTCAGTACGGAAATGATACCAATGGAGATGGTAATCCTGATGAATATTTTAATCATGACCCGAACACCGGGGAATTTCAGGTACCACTTACTGAAGATGCTTCTTATGGAGCAGAGTTTAACCCTAATTTGTTAGTTCGCCAATGGTATTCTTACGATCCAACATCTCCTTATTATGGGATGGCAACTCCTTGGGTAGCTGCGAAAAACGGTCCTATTAAATTCTTTGAAAATCCGGTAACTTATGTTAACTCAATTTCCTTGGAGAAAGGAAATAAATCATCGAATATATCTTTGTCCTACTCGAATATGCTTTCCAATGGTTTATTACCAAATTCAGATTTGAGAAAAAACAACTTAACCGCGAAGTTCAGCTATGACTTTACAGACAAACTTCATGCTACGGTATTTTCAACTTTAACCATTCAGGATACAAAAGGTAGAAATGAAACAGGATATTCTGATAATATTGTAACAGGATTCAGACAGTGGTGGCAGACGAACGTAGATATTTACGATTTAAGAGATGCTTATGCCAGAACGAATAATAGTAATAATACATGGAATAGAACTTCTGGTGAAAATGGAACTCCTGCTTATTGGAATAATCCATATTTCCAAAGATATCAGAATTATCAATCCGATTCCAGAACAAGAACATTCAGCTATGCACAGTTGAAGTATGATGTTTCTAAAAACTTTGGGATTACAGGGAAGTTATCTTACGACAATATGCAAATGCTAATTGAAGAAAGATTAGCCAATGGTTCATTACCTCAGGCTTTTGGTGCGTCAGGAAATAATGTAACTTCAGGATATTCCCGTCAGGATGTAAGAACTTCAGAGACTAACTTTGATTTATTTGCTAATTATAAATTCGATATCATGGAAGACTTAAATGTTAGTGGTATCGTAGGAGGGAATGTAAGAAGGAATCTAAGTGATGCAGTGTATGCAAGTACAGAAGGTGGTCTTGCAACTCCAGGATTGTATGCAATCTCTAACTCTGCAAGTCCAATCATCCCGCCGGATGAAAACTATGCAAAATGGCTTACATCCAGTTTATATGCAACGGCTTCTTTTGGATATAAAAATTTATTATTTGTAGACGGAACGTATAGAGTGGACAGAAGCTCAAACCTTCCAAAAGCTAATAATACTTATGATTACTATTCAGCAACAGGATCTTTAATTCTTTCAGAATTATGGAAGCAAAACTGGTTAAGCTTCTGGAAAGTAAGAGCTAATTATGCAGAAGTAGGATCGTCAACTGTGAATTATCAATTAGAAAATACTTACAGAGTAAGAGGAGGATTTGGAAGTACAGGATTGGTTAATCAATCATACTTCTTAGCGAATCCGGATCTTAAACCACAGAGATCAAAAGAAGTGGAATTTGGTATGGAAGCTCAATTCTTGAAAAACAGATTAGGATTTGATATTGCTGTTTATAAAACACGTACTCTTGATCAAATTATCAATCTTCCGGTTTCATCAGCGACTGGATATAGAACATTCCTTGTAAATGCAGGGCAGATTAATAATAAAGGTATTGAAGTTCAATTAAATGGTACTCCGATTAAAAATTCTAACTTTAGTTGGGATATTGATGTAAATTGGTCTAAAAATGAGAATGAAGTAATCTCTCTATACGGCGATTCTCAAAACTATTTATTAGCACAATATCAGGGAGGTGTTTCATTAAATGCAAGAGTAGGTGAAGCATTTGGAGCTTTGGTTGGTTCAGATTATGTTTACAATGCCAATGGAGAGCGTGTAGTAGATCCTGCTAATGGAAGATATCTAAGAAATCCAAATCAGGTTATCGGAAATATTACCCCAGATTGGATTGGAGGTATCAGGAATAGCTTTACTTATAAAGGAATTTCTGTGAGTTTCTTAATTGATATCAAACATGGTGGAGATGTATTCTCTACAGATATGTATTATGGGCTTGCTACAGGTTTATATGAAGAAACTGCTGTAGGAGATTATAGAACAGCTGGGGTTATTAATCCAGGTGTAAATCCTAATGGTCAAGTAAATACAACTCCTACAAGTGCTCCTGGTACTTTTGGTAACGTAGATGGATATAGAAGAATGCCAAACAGCAGATTTGTATATGATGCTTCTTATGTTAAATTAAGAGAAGCTAGTATTGGTTACAGTCTTCCAAAATCAATTCTTGCCAATACTTCTATACAGGAAGCAAAAATTTCTTTAGTTGGAAGAAACCTTTGGATTATTCACAAAAATTTGCCTTATGCAGATCCTGAAGCAGGAACTGGAAACGGGTTAGCTTCAAAAGGAAACTCTATTGGGGTGCTTCCTACAACACGTGACATAGGTATCAATGTAACACTAAAATTCTAA
- a CDS encoding SusD/RagB family nutrient-binding outer membrane lipoprotein, translating into MNKIKYIISSLIVVASLTSCNNYLDINENPNSIHAENITPELIFPGAVAQSYRAQAGDMMQFGNLMMNSWAGDVYHYGGLYPNEFSLSAVNSQFYDGIWDNIYQNVNNFVVIERYPNGNHSQDNYIAMAKVMKAFYMQYIVDLYGNAPYTEAFKGQNNLAPKYDKDVDIYKSLIGNLDEAVALIDAEDDNAVNPAEKDIVFGGDMTKWKAFAQTVKLRYLLRMSKVTGDLAAYRDGHLAALSSSTNLGANLISSDVVEKPGYSTANNDKLNPFAFNYYYNSTPTEVQNHIVITASEHLAIALNGNNLGNTAPQYQKFNGLVDPRRFRLFTSITYNSVGQVKGVRQGATSGQPGAPTDNQNVSKLAAGNFSGGTPVSNVTGVLNASNARGGVIMSLAEAKLLLAEASLKYPALFTGGQTAFNDGVTASGIWIGVTPVNMGTYITNISTRPGLGWVGTDAQKMEAIMTQKWLALTNVNPTEMYIEYNRTELPYNPLAVNAVKSRRPYRLVYPNSEFATNSANVPNIASDVVFTKNQYTPFWNQN; encoded by the coding sequence ATGAATAAAATTAAATATATAATCTCATCACTTATTGTGGTAGCTTCATTAACATCTTGTAATAATTATCTTGATATTAATGAAAATCCCAATTCTATTCATGCTGAGAATATAACCCCGGAATTAATTTTCCCAGGTGCTGTTGCTCAATCTTATAGAGCGCAGGCTGGTGATATGATGCAGTTTGGTAATTTAATGATGAACTCCTGGGCAGGAGATGTATATCATTATGGTGGGCTATATCCCAATGAATTTTCTTTATCAGCTGTAAATAGCCAGTTTTATGATGGTATTTGGGATAATATTTACCAGAATGTCAATAACTTTGTGGTAATTGAAAGATATCCAAACGGTAATCATTCACAAGATAATTATATTGCTATGGCGAAAGTTATGAAAGCTTTCTATATGCAGTATATTGTTGACCTTTATGGTAATGCTCCTTATACAGAAGCATTTAAAGGACAAAATAATCTTGCTCCTAAGTATGATAAGGATGTTGATATTTATAAATCTCTTATTGGTAATCTTGATGAAGCAGTAGCTCTTATCGATGCAGAAGATGATAATGCTGTAAATCCGGCAGAAAAGGATATTGTTTTTGGGGGTGATATGACTAAGTGGAAGGCATTTGCTCAGACTGTAAAGCTTAGATATTTACTAAGAATGTCAAAAGTAACAGGTGATCTTGCTGCTTACCGTGATGGACATCTTGCAGCATTAAGTTCTAGTACTAACTTAGGAGCTAATTTAATAAGCTCAGATGTTGTTGAAAAACCGGGGTATTCTACTGCTAATAATGATAAGTTGAATCCATTCGCATTTAATTATTATTATAACTCAACTCCTACGGAAGTTCAGAATCATATTGTAATTACAGCTTCAGAACACTTGGCTATTGCTTTAAATGGTAATAACTTGGGAAATACAGCGCCGCAATATCAAAAATTTAATGGACTTGTTGATCCTCGTAGATTCAGATTGTTCACTAGTATAACCTACAATAGTGTTGGTCAGGTAAAAGGTGTGAGACAAGGTGCTACCTCAGGTCAGCCAGGTGCTCCTACAGATAACCAAAATGTATCAAAACTTGCTGCTGGGAATTTTTCGGGAGGTACTCCAGTTAGTAATGTTACAGGTGTTCTTAATGCATCAAATGCCAGAGGAGGTGTTATTATGTCTTTGGCTGAAGCGAAACTATTATTAGCCGAAGCATCTTTAAAATACCCTGCATTGTTTACTGGTGGGCAGACAGCCTTCAATGATGGTGTTACTGCTTCAGGTATTTGGATAGGAGTTACCCCAGTAAATATGGGCACATATATTACAAATATTTCTACAAGACCTGGTTTAGGCTGGGTAGGTACTGATGCGCAAAAAATGGAAGCAATCATGACTCAAAAATGGTTGGCTCTTACTAATGTGAATCCTACTGAAATGTATATTGAATATAATAGAACTGAACTTCCTTATAATCCTTTAGCTGTAAATGCAGTAAAATCAAGAAGGCCATATAGATTGGTTTATCCTAATTCTGAATTTGCGACAAACTCAGCAAATGTACCAAACATTGCAAGTGATGTTGTATTTACTAAAAATCAATATACACCTTTCTGGAACCAGAATTAA
- a CDS encoding SusC/RagA family TonB-linked outer membrane protein translates to MKKLTTSVLAIALTASFGVVSAQNTQGDTLKVTDLREVVVTGALGLKKRQDAIVTSNKVIDTKELNQAVNPNAAQALTGKVPGLQINTTSNSVNSQAKVTIRGPRSISGNNEALIVIDGAISTLSIFQQLPPEVVESVNVIKGQQGSALYGEKGSNGVIVVTTKKGSKSEKIQFTLTSSIDVSTIYKTPIRQQLYGQGWTGEPTDFSSVEYGGTNWVPYENGSWGPAYNDPQIGGQSLIAGLPQADGSLIYSPYAPRKNNADKFFRNGVLIQNGISMNVGGRDSYSFLSFNRVENDFMIKGDNLKRNTVFYKGGKQLGKLRIDATFNFIDQNTSQTGGNLFGQLIQTPTNIDVRAYEAGGMDGHWTAFSRSPYWLRDHLRNDNNTTTFNGIVSLGYEFNKNISLTYTGNMSTISNVIETHTDAYGPNEAKTYNGTGTAYDGTNYLDYGATAITSAYNKTVNKIWRYYGDLMLNFNYDLTDDLNLKFNLGNNIQDTKEDYSQVGGTNLQIPGWYNIQNVLNATPWYNLENGKMRKRSVAWFSNLDLGYKDYLFLNATYRFEQSSALSIHETPAVGEAKRPLRNDGYSYYSAGVSFIPTKAFKNLSNGDILTYAKVSGGFTRTGNSVLDAYVVDEIGTFPTGFPFGTLSSYIINRTPVSQDIKPEFNNTLEANLSLGFLKDRITFEGSVYQTKTDGLITNSGVSNATGFSNVLDNAGSMRNRGFELELGVTPFKSKDFEWNVKGSYSKYKSVVTSLDNGALSVPRGASGQGIPAGLYAVLGGSANTIMGTAYQRDPEGRIVVDDLGIPVVSSQYKVLGKLDPDYILAFSTSIRVKGFTISAVADYRTGNSFVSEAKNLMSYVGTLEKQADFNRSNGYIIPNSVQNTGTASNPVYVPNTTPVGDDASYAGTVNYFTTNYGSDIAEEFVIDGTALKIREIALSYAIPKSVLASTFINSMSIGVYARNPFVVYAKDNRNFGDPEMQTGASLAVSQYPTARNFGFNFNITF, encoded by the coding sequence ATGAAGAAATTAACTACAAGTGTTTTAGCGATAGCTCTAACTGCTTCCTTTGGAGTAGTGAGTGCGCAAAATACGCAAGGTGATACTTTAAAAGTTACTGACCTCCGTGAGGTTGTTGTTACGGGTGCTCTCGGTCTTAAGAAGAGACAGGATGCGATTGTTACGAGTAATAAAGTTATTGATACTAAAGAACTCAATCAGGCGGTAAACCCTAACGCTGCTCAGGCTTTGACAGGTAAAGTACCAGGTTTGCAGATTAATACTACGAGTAACTCTGTTAATAGCCAAGCAAAAGTAACTATTAGAGGCCCGAGATCTATTTCAGGTAATAATGAAGCATTGATTGTTATTGATGGTGCAATATCTACATTGAGTATTTTTCAGCAGTTACCACCAGAAGTAGTTGAAAGTGTAAACGTTATTAAAGGTCAGCAAGGATCGGCACTATATGGGGAGAAAGGAAGTAACGGGGTTATTGTAGTGACAACTAAAAAGGGTTCCAAATCTGAAAAAATACAATTTACTTTAACATCTTCTATAGATGTATCTACAATTTACAAAACTCCAATCCGTCAGCAGCTTTATGGACAGGGGTGGACTGGTGAGCCCACTGACTTCAGTAGTGTCGAGTATGGAGGAACAAACTGGGTACCTTACGAAAACGGAAGCTGGGGTCCTGCCTATAATGATCCTCAAATTGGAGGGCAGTCATTAATTGCTGGTTTGCCACAAGCTGACGGAAGTCTGATTTATAGCCCATATGCTCCTAGAAAAAACAACGCGGATAAGTTTTTTAGAAATGGAGTTTTGATTCAAAATGGTATTTCAATGAACGTTGGGGGAAGGGACTCTTACTCTTTCCTATCATTCAACAGAGTTGAAAATGATTTTATGATCAAAGGAGATAATCTGAAAAGAAATACTGTATTCTATAAAGGTGGTAAGCAGCTTGGGAAATTAAGAATTGATGCTACTTTTAATTTTATTGATCAAAATACGTCTCAAACCGGCGGGAATCTTTTCGGACAGCTTATCCAGACTCCTACCAATATTGATGTTAGAGCTTATGAAGCGGGAGGAATGGATGGTCACTGGACGGCATTTTCCCGCAGCCCATACTGGTTAAGAGATCATTTACGTAATGATAATAATACGACTACTTTTAATGGTATTGTATCTTTAGGTTATGAGTTTAACAAAAATATTAGTTTGACTTATACAGGTAATATGTCAACAATATCTAATGTAATTGAGACTCATACTGATGCATACGGACCTAATGAAGCTAAAACGTATAATGGTACTGGTACAGCTTATGACGGTACAAACTATCTTGATTACGGCGCTACAGCTATTACTTCTGCTTATAATAAGACAGTCAATAAAATCTGGAGATACTATGGAGATTTAATGTTAAATTTTAATTATGATTTAACTGATGATTTAAACCTTAAATTTAACTTAGGTAACAATATTCAGGATACAAAAGAAGATTATTCTCAAGTTGGAGGAACAAATCTGCAAATTCCTGGATGGTATAATATCCAGAATGTACTTAATGCTACTCCTTGGTACAACCTTGAAAACGGTAAAATGAGAAAGAGAAGTGTAGCATGGTTTTCTAACTTAGATTTAGGATATAAAGATTATCTTTTCTTAAATGCAACTTACAGATTTGAACAATCATCTGCTTTAAGTATTCATGAGACACCTGCAGTAGGAGAGGCTAAAAGACCGTTGAGAAATGATGGGTATTCGTATTATTCTGCTGGGGTATCATTCATTCCGACAAAAGCCTTTAAAAACTTATCAAACGGAGATATTCTGACTTATGCAAAAGTAAGTGGAGGATTTACCAGAACAGGTAACTCTGTACTTGATGCTTATGTTGTTGATGAGATTGGAACTTTCCCAACAGGTTTCCCATTTGGTACACTTTCATCTTATATTATTAATAGAACGCCAGTATCACAGGATATTAAGCCGGAATTCAACAATACTCTAGAAGCTAACTTGAGTTTAGGTTTCCTGAAAGATAGAATTACTTTTGAAGGATCCGTTTATCAGACTAAGACAGATGGTTTGATTACCAATAGTGGTGTATCAAATGCAACAGGATTCAGTAATGTATTAGACAATGCTGGATCTATGAGAAACAGAGGTTTTGAATTAGAATTGGGGGTAACTCCGTTCAAGTCAAAAGATTTTGAATGGAATGTGAAAGGTTCTTATTCAAAATATAAATCTGTGGTTACAAGCTTGGATAATGGGGCTTTAAGTGTACCTAGAGGAGCTTCAGGTCAAGGAATACCAGCTGGTCTTTATGCTGTATTGGGAGGTAGTGCAAACACTATCATGGGTACAGCATATCAGAGAGATCCGGAAGGAAGAATCGTTGTAGATGATCTGGGAATTCCTGTAGTAAGTAGCCAATATAAAGTGCTGGGTAAATTAGACCCTGATTATATCCTGGCCTTCAGTACATCTATTAGAGTTAAAGGGTTTACCATTAGTGCAGTGGCTGATTACAGAACTGGAAACAGTTTTGTTTCTGAAGCTAAAAATTTAATGTCTTATGTAGGTACATTGGAGAAGCAAGCTGATTTTAACCGTTCTAATGGTTATATCATTCCTAATTCTGTTCAGAATACTGGTACAGCTTCTAACCCAGTATATGTTCCAAACACCACACCAGTTGGTGATGATGCAAGTTATGCAGGGACGGTAAACTACTTTACTACCAACTATGGAAGTGATATAGCTGAAGAATTCGTAATTGATGGGACTGCATTAAAAATTAGAGAGATTGCATTAAGCTATGCTATTCCTAAATCAGTATTAGCAAGTACTTTCATTAATAGTATGAGCATTGGTGTTTATGCCAGAAATCCATTTGTGGTGTATGCGAAGGACAATAGAAACTTTGGTGATCCGGAAATGCAAACGGGTGCCAGCTTAGCAGTGAGCCAATATCCTACGGCCAGAAACTTTGGTTTTAACTTTAATATAACTTTCTAA
- a CDS encoding ribonuclease HII translates to MELIKNWSKLYIEAGCDEVGRGCLSGPVVAAAVILDDDFKQNLVNDSKKLTFKTRMDLDSYIKDNVKNYAIAELPPSFIDEHNILNASIHAMHRALDKLTIIPELILVDGNKFHPYNYIPYQCIIKGDSKVLSIAAASILAKNYRDKLMIQLHEEHPEYGWDTNFGYATKKHQEALIKYGPTSHHRQSFRLKYD, encoded by the coding sequence ATGGAGCTAATAAAAAACTGGTCGAAACTTTACATCGAGGCTGGATGTGATGAAGTAGGAAGAGGATGTTTAAGCGGTCCGGTGGTAGCTGCTGCAGTAATTTTAGATGATGATTTCAAACAAAATCTGGTGAATGATTCAAAAAAATTAACGTTCAAAACCCGAATGGATTTGGATAGTTATATCAAAGATAATGTGAAAAACTATGCTATAGCAGAACTCCCCCCTTCGTTTATTGATGAGCATAATATTCTTAACGCAAGCATTCATGCTATGCATCGTGCATTGGATAAGCTCACCATAATTCCGGAACTTATTCTGGTAGATGGAAATAAATTTCATCCCTATAATTACATTCCGTATCAATGTATTATTAAAGGAGATTCAAAGGTTTTATCTATTGCTGCTGCATCTATTCTAGCCAAAAACTATAGGGATAAATTAATGATTCAACTTCATGAAGAGCACCCTGAATATGGCTGGGATACCAATTTTGGCTATGCAACAAAAAAACATCAGGAAGCCCTTATAAAGTATGGTCCGACATCTCATCACAGACAATCTTTCAGACTAAAATATGACTGA